The following DNA comes from Enterocloster bolteae.
AATTCAGAAAAGTATATAGAAATGTACAAAAAAGTAAAAAATAGTATTAAGCTTTGCGACAAAAGTGACAACTTGTCTATTAAAGTATGTTTTTACTGCGCTTTTTCATCCTGGTTTCAGCTTAAGGTGCGAAGGAGTTTCTCAAAGTAATCCGGCAGGGGCGCTGAAAATTCCATATATTCTCCGGTCCTGGGGTGAATGAACCCCAGGATGCCGGCATGAAGTGTCTGTCCGCAGAGACCGCTTATAGGACACCTGGCAGGCCCGTACACAGCATCCCCCAAAAGAGGATGGCGGATACTGGCCATGTGGACGCGAATCTGATGGGTGCGGCCTGTCTCCAGCCTGCACTCCACATGGGTGTACTGCCTGAAACGGTTCAGAACCCTGTAATGGGTTACTGCATTCTTGCCGTTCTGGTAATTGATGCTCATTTTCTTGCGCTCCACTGGATGGCGGCCAATGGGCGCGTCCACTGTCCCCTCATCCTCTGCAATGACGCCATGGACAATAGCCTGGTACCTGCGGGTGATGGAGTGTTCCTTGAGCTGGGCAGCGATGGAGCTGTGGGCCATATCATTTTTACACGCTATGATGACCCCGGTGGTATCCATGTCGATCCGGTGCACGATGCCCGGCCGCATGACGCCGTTGATGCCGGACAGCTGGTCCTTGCAATGGTACATGAGGCCGTTTACAAGGGTATGGCTGTAATGTCCGGCAGCCGGATGGACCACCATTCCTTTAGGCTTGTTGATGAGGATAAGGTCCTGGTCCTCATAGAGAATATCCAGGTCCATGGGCTCTGCGTCGATTTCCGGCTCCACGGCCTCCGGCACTTCCAGCTCAATCCTGTCGTCTTCCACCACGATATAGCTTGCCTTTATGCCCTGGCCGTTAACCAGGACCTGCCCTGATTTAAGGAGCTTCTGGATGTAGGAGCGGCTTAAATCAGGGCAGGCTTCGGCAAGGTATTTATCAATACGCACATGGTCCTCCATATCCGTTGGATAAAATTCCTGT
Coding sequences within:
- a CDS encoding RluA family pseudouridine synthase, with product MKQEFYPTDMEDHVRIDKYLAEACPDLSRSYIQKLLKSGQVLVNGQGIKASYIVVEDDRIELEVPEAVEPEIDAEPMDLDILYEDQDLILINKPKGMVVHPAAGHYSHTLVNGLMYHCKDQLSGINGVMRPGIVHRIDMDTTGVIIACKNDMAHSSIAAQLKEHSITRRYQAIVHGVIAEDEGTVDAPIGRHPVERKKMSINYQNGKNAVTHYRVLNRFRQYTHVECRLETGRTHQIRVHMASIRHPLLGDAVYGPARCPISGLCGQTLHAGILGFIHPRTGEYMEFSAPLPDYFEKLLRTLS